From Pararhodobacter zhoushanensis, the proteins below share one genomic window:
- a CDS encoding DUF1194 domain-containing protein, with protein MSRAPLCDAQTIDLAGDGESNDGPASVRLEAVTVNALAVAGNMPLDYDGAVDGLVGWYEVNILQGPGAFALEAQGFGDFARAMRVKLLREFSPLLLGAVGGGTRVR; from the coding sequence CTGAGCCGCGCGCCGCTGTGCGATGCGCAGACGATTGATCTGGCGGGGGATGGCGAGTCCAATGACGGGCCGGCCTCGGTCCGGCTGGAGGCGGTGACGGTGAATGCGCTGGCCGTGGCCGGGAACATGCCGCTCGATTATGACGGCGCGGTGGACGGGCTGGTGGGCTGGTACGAGGTCAACATTCTGCAAGGCCCGGGCGCATTTGCGCTGGAGGCGCAGGGGTTTGGCGATTTCGCGCGGGCGATGCGGGTGAAACTGCTGCGGGAGTTTTCGCCGTTGTTGTTAGGGGCAGTCGGCGGCGGGACGAGGGTGCGGTGA